In the Sulfuricurvum kujiense DSM 16994 genome, one interval contains:
- a CDS encoding HD-GYP domain-containing protein, which yields MIFNSAVENRPILKFFARIFFILVLVLIIGFSAVYYYLEQQNGKYISHQIELSQKELAGALTYSNLNANEKLKGYFEHSRNQIVASNILKLEMRDQNQTVIIEYEKKAVPEHAQYVFQTILLPPSKSLDYVMIPYGDNHFALVYIKKIASLDNYYTVKMIVMLPSDTISVMRDTMRKIIIAVSLILLLVVIGIFPIIYQQYAQINKEKMKLVQSNFETLKTLGNAVALRDSDTYEHNYRVTYYTIKLAQALNVPSEHIPSLIKGAFLHDIGKIGISDTLLLKPSKLNADEFTSIQKHVVFGLKMIDSIDWLDDAKTIIGCHHERYDGKGYPHHLAGEEIPYSARIFAVVDVFDALTSKRPYKFAISLDESLAILREESGTHFDPNIVDVFCDIARSIYDDVHNLDILSFEALLLQSGEPYIPYGESIITKGIG from the coding sequence ATGATCTTCAATAGTGCAGTCGAAAACCGCCCTATTCTCAAATTTTTTGCGCGGATTTTTTTTATTCTCGTTCTGGTTTTGATAATAGGATTCTCTGCTGTATATTATTATCTCGAACAACAAAACGGCAAATATATTTCGCATCAAATCGAATTGTCACAAAAAGAGTTAGCCGGCGCGTTAACCTACAGCAATTTAAACGCAAACGAAAAATTGAAAGGGTATTTTGAACACTCACGGAATCAAATTGTTGCAAGCAATATCCTGAAACTGGAGATGAGAGACCAAAATCAAACCGTAATTATCGAATATGAAAAAAAAGCAGTTCCCGAACACGCTCAATATGTTTTTCAGACAATACTCCTCCCTCCATCCAAATCTCTGGATTATGTCATGATTCCATACGGAGACAATCATTTCGCTCTTGTCTATATCAAAAAAATAGCGAGTTTAGACAACTACTATACTGTTAAGATGATCGTTATGCTCCCCTCCGATACAATATCCGTTATGCGCGATACGATGAGAAAAATAATTATCGCCGTATCTCTCATCCTGCTATTAGTAGTCATCGGAATCTTTCCTATTATCTATCAGCAATATGCCCAAATAAATAAAGAAAAAATGAAATTGGTGCAGAGCAACTTTGAAACCCTCAAGACACTCGGAAACGCCGTTGCGCTTCGTGACAGCGACACATACGAACATAACTATAGAGTCACGTATTACACCATAAAGCTTGCACAAGCGTTAAATGTTCCTTCGGAACATATTCCTTCCCTGATCAAAGGGGCGTTCTTACACGATATCGGAAAAATCGGTATATCCGATACGCTCCTTTTAAAACCTTCTAAGCTAAATGCCGATGAATTCACATCGATACAAAAACATGTCGTATTCGGCCTTAAAATGATTGATTCGATCGATTGGCTGGATGATGCCAAAACCATAATCGGATGTCATCACGAACGCTATGACGGAAAAGGCTATCCCCATCATTTAGCCGGAGAAGAGATCCCATACAGTGCACGTATATTTGCCGTCGTAGACGTATTTGACGCCCTCACGTCCAAACGTCCGTATAAATTCGCAATAAGCCTTGATGAAAGTCTGGCAATATTGAGAGAAGAGTCCGGTACACACTTCGATCCTAACATCGTAGATGTATTTTGTGATATTGCCCGTTCAATCTACGATGATGTCCACAATCTTGATATCCTCTCATTCGAAGCACTGCTATTACAATCAGGAGAACCCTATATTCCCTACGGTGAATCTATTATAACGAAAGGAATCGGATGA
- a CDS encoding phospholipase A — MKKLIISMVTVRLFAGEYEEGLTLYHDGNYPSAVTHLTKAANDGNQYAQYALGKMYEEGLGVDVNISQAKYWYKQSASSYQFPTAVVSNDKPMQQTQLYQIDPQSDAALHRFVNQYIDIPKDADERETMLSKFFGNFGMLPYEKTFLIPIAYTTQNYEKRDSIIYPGYSEFNNNIETEFQISLKKNLTYDLLKLNEIIGFGYTQEVWWQFYSDSAPFRETNYRPEIWMVIPVENEIFQNIGLKAFKVAFWHESNGLGEPLSREWNQIYLDSIFYYGNLITTLRIWYPDEGNNNKDITDYLGYGHLNLNYIIGKHQFDLTWRNNLHFNGDNRGSIEGEWSYPIGQSKNNFWYIKAYSGYGASLMDYNHPQNRFGFGFLFSR, encoded by the coding sequence ATGAAAAAACTGATTATATCGATGGTTACTGTCCGTCTCTTTGCAGGAGAATATGAAGAAGGGTTGACACTCTACCATGACGGAAATTACCCCTCAGCGGTTACACATCTGACAAAGGCGGCAAATGACGGGAACCAATATGCTCAATATGCTCTTGGAAAAATGTACGAAGAAGGCTTAGGCGTAGATGTTAATATCTCACAAGCCAAGTATTGGTACAAACAATCAGCCTCATCTTATCAATTTCCGACAGCAGTAGTATCCAACGATAAACCGATGCAACAAACACAGTTGTATCAGATTGACCCGCAAAGTGATGCAGCGCTTCATCGTTTTGTGAACCAATATATCGACATTCCAAAAGATGCCGATGAACGTGAAACAATGCTGTCTAAATTTTTTGGTAACTTCGGAATGCTTCCGTATGAAAAAACTTTTCTCATACCCATAGCCTATACGACACAAAATTACGAAAAACGTGATTCTATTATTTATCCTGGATATAGTGAGTTTAACAATAATATTGAAACAGAATTTCAGATCAGTTTGAAAAAAAATCTAACATATGATTTGCTAAAACTGAACGAAATTATCGGTTTTGGATACACACAAGAAGTGTGGTGGCAGTTTTATTCTGATTCAGCACCGTTTCGTGAAACAAATTATCGTCCTGAAATATGGATGGTGATACCAGTGGAAAACGAAATATTTCAAAATATCGGACTAAAAGCATTTAAAGTCGCTTTCTGGCATGAATCCAATGGTTTAGGGGAACCTTTATCGAGAGAATGGAATCAGATTTATCTCGATTCCATCTTTTATTACGGCAATTTGATTACAACCCTCAGAATCTGGTATCCGGATGAAGGAAACAATAATAAAGATATCACCGATTACCTTGGGTATGGACACTTAAATCTTAACTATATTATCGGAAAGCACCAGTTTGATCTGACGTGGCGCAATAACCTCCATTTCAACGGTGATAATCGTGGATCAATAGAAGGAGAATGGTCTTATCCTATCGGTCAATCGAAAAATAATTTCTGGTATATTAAAGCCTATAGCGGTTATGGAGCAAGTCTGATGGATTATAATCATCCCCAAAACCGTTTCGGTTTTGGATTTCTGTTTTCACGATGA
- a CDS encoding sugar phosphate nucleotidyltransferase: protein MKAVVMAGGFGTRIQPLTNSIPKPMLPIMNRPMMEHTIVSLRNLGIKEFIILLYFKPEVIKDYFQDGSKWGINITYVIPDDDYGTAGAVKKAQEYIGDENFIIISGDLVTDFDFQKIFDYHKEKKSKLTITLTSVENPLEFGVVIANEEGEIEKFLEKPSWGEVFSDTINTGIYVIEPEILDYIPKNKNFDFAKDLFPLLMRKGIDLMAGHAQGYWRDVGNPESYRDVYEDILSGKIKFELGGEAIKYPDGVLIHEGDFDIDESVEIVGIVVIGNDVAVKHGAKLNNVVIGNNVTIGSGCKIRNSVIWEDVEIGKNAHLDGCVICNHNKIGKNVTAKSGLILAEGCEIGVLVTIEKDVTIWPNKMIEDAAIVSRSIILGNKYKNSIFEDGMVIGKSNVELSCEMATKLAESFGAQLPIGSTVLVSRHYDKSSRMLKRAFLGGLLSSGVDVVDYNAIPSAVMRCSLSFHENYTAGVHFNQKLDDPTSTVITFYNNEALRINNDVAKKIEKAFFKETFRRVDYTQIGQIFPLDHTREYYEYKKGMETILQSHRFKCLECRIAVDVMHGLASEVFPTILNDLNVEHIMFNAYEDEHRLANINNTAKRSYEDMGAVIRALHLDAGFVLFPHGQRLDIISDEGILLTKQTSLYVVLSLLNMDAIASGEKKRVYLPTWAADIVYFDHLEIERGQYSNFKASKMKTYDLVASGEGNFTFTEFATHRDSMYATLKILQLMVTHSVKLSDIINLLPKFFYSSFKIPCSQALKGKMMRMFLQDAKGKKSSMLDGVKIWLDQNDWILMIPDQYSDHLNIYIQAETDESGEKIYTTYCLKIVEWTKIHHDSKRILIK from the coding sequence ATGAAAGCTGTGGTGATGGCAGGAGGATTCGGTACACGTATACAGCCTCTTACAAACTCAATCCCTAAACCTATGTTACCAATTATGAATCGTCCGATGATGGAGCATACGATTGTAAGTTTACGAAACTTGGGTATAAAAGAATTTATTATTCTTCTTTATTTCAAGCCAGAGGTTATAAAAGACTATTTTCAAGACGGAAGCAAATGGGGAATCAACATTACGTATGTTATTCCGGATGACGATTACGGAACGGCCGGTGCTGTTAAAAAAGCTCAAGAATACATCGGAGACGAAAACTTTATTATTATCAGCGGCGATTTGGTAACCGATTTTGATTTTCAGAAAATCTTTGATTATCATAAAGAGAAAAAGTCAAAACTGACCATTACACTCACATCGGTTGAAAATCCATTGGAGTTTGGTGTCGTTATCGCGAATGAAGAGGGGGAAATAGAAAAATTTCTCGAAAAGCCGAGCTGGGGTGAAGTGTTTAGCGACACGATCAACACCGGAATTTATGTCATCGAGCCTGAAATCTTAGATTATATCCCTAAAAATAAAAATTTTGATTTTGCGAAAGATCTGTTTCCGTTGCTCATGCGTAAGGGAATCGATTTGATGGCCGGTCATGCCCAAGGGTATTGGCGCGATGTCGGAAATCCGGAAAGTTACCGCGATGTGTACGAAGATATTCTAAGCGGAAAAATTAAATTTGAACTGGGTGGTGAAGCGATTAAATACCCCGATGGAGTATTGATTCATGAAGGAGATTTCGATATCGATGAGAGTGTCGAGATTGTCGGAATTGTTGTGATTGGGAACGATGTAGCGGTTAAGCACGGTGCGAAATTGAACAATGTTGTCATTGGAAATAATGTCACGATCGGTTCCGGATGTAAAATTCGAAACAGTGTTATATGGGAAGATGTAGAGATTGGTAAAAATGCTCATTTAGATGGATGTGTCATTTGTAATCATAATAAGATCGGAAAAAATGTTACCGCAAAATCAGGATTGATCTTGGCCGAGGGGTGTGAAATAGGAGTATTGGTCACGATTGAAAAAGATGTCACTATCTGGCCGAACAAAATGATCGAAGATGCCGCGATTGTCAGCCGAAGTATTATTTTAGGGAACAAATATAAAAATTCTATTTTTGAAGATGGGATGGTCATCGGAAAATCCAACGTAGAACTCTCCTGCGAAATGGCCACCAAACTGGCTGAATCCTTTGGCGCACAGCTTCCTATCGGTTCAACCGTACTTGTTTCACGCCATTACGATAAAAGTTCACGAATGCTGAAAAGGGCTTTTTTAGGGGGCTTGCTCTCTTCAGGAGTCGATGTGGTCGATTACAATGCAATCCCTTCCGCTGTCATGCGATGCAGTCTTTCGTTTCATGAAAACTATACTGCCGGAGTCCATTTTAATCAAAAACTTGATGATCCGACAAGTACGGTAATTACGTTTTACAACAATGAAGCACTGCGAATTAATAATGATGTAGCTAAAAAAATCGAAAAAGCGTTTTTTAAAGAGACATTCCGCCGTGTCGATTACACTCAAATAGGTCAAATTTTCCCTCTCGATCATACACGAGAATACTATGAGTACAAAAAAGGGATGGAAACCATATTGCAGTCGCATCGGTTTAAATGTCTAGAGTGCCGTATTGCAGTGGATGTAATGCACGGATTGGCATCTGAAGTCTTTCCGACAATATTGAACGACTTGAATGTCGAACACATCATGTTTAACGCGTATGAAGACGAACATCGTCTTGCAAACATCAATAATACGGCGAAGCGCTCATATGAGGATATGGGAGCTGTAATACGTGCTCTTCATTTGGATGCCGGCTTTGTTCTTTTCCCTCACGGGCAGCGTCTTGATATCATCAGCGATGAGGGAATATTGCTTACCAAACAGACTTCTTTATATGTAGTGTTAAGTCTGCTCAATATGGATGCAATAGCTTCCGGAGAGAAAAAGAGGGTATATCTGCCGACATGGGCGGCAGATATTGTCTATTTCGATCACCTCGAGATTGAACGCGGGCAGTACTCGAATTTCAAAGCATCGAAAATGAAAACATATGATTTGGTTGCATCTGGCGAAGGAAATTTCACATTTACCGAGTTTGCGACACATAGAGATTCGATGTATGCCACATTAAAAATATTGCAGTTGATGGTCACCCATAGTGTTAAGCTTTCCGATATCATTAATCTCCTACCTAAGTTTTTTTATAGTAGTTTTAAGATTCCGTGTTCTCAAGCGCTCAAAGGAAAAATGATGAGGATGTTCCTCCAAGATGCTAAAGGTAAAAAATCATCGATGCTCGATGGTGTCAAGATTTGGCTAGATCAAAACGATTGGATTTTAATGATTCCGGATCAATACAGCGATCATCTTAATATTTATATACAAGCCGAAACGGATGAGAGTGGTGAAAAAATTTATACAACATACTGTCTAAAAATTGTGGAGTGGACTAAAATACATCACGATAGTAAAAGAATACTAATAAAATGA
- a CDS encoding TetR/AcrR family transcriptional regulator — translation MSFKRKVQEIKREMLLEEATNLFIRDGYENMKIADLAKNTGVSVGAIYAMFGSKEGIYHNYILGQIEYYIGIMEEQINTCSDPKEMLTTITKIKFSAIIKNKNAIKENFADPTFYLTLSIDEDDPLMCMHRYIEQTIMEPLSKIVQTDKDPWEMFFLFDGLSFGVIKHCFITGGDLMSRVEETVESFLRAIRTN, via the coding sequence ATGTCGTTTAAACGGAAAGTGCAGGAAATAAAGCGCGAAATGTTGCTTGAAGAAGCAACAAATCTCTTCATTCGTGACGGATATGAAAATATGAAGATCGCTGATCTTGCAAAAAATACAGGTGTATCGGTCGGGGCAATATATGCTATGTTCGGTTCAAAAGAGGGGATATACCATAATTATATTCTCGGACAGATAGAGTATTACATCGGTATTATGGAAGAGCAGATCAATACCTGTTCCGATCCAAAAGAGATGTTGACAACTATTACAAAAATCAAATTTTCAGCTATCATTAAAAACAAAAATGCGATTAAAGAGAATTTTGCTGATCCGACGTTTTATTTAACCCTCTCAATAGACGAGGATGATCCTCTGATGTGCATGCACCGATACATCGAACAGACTATAATGGAACCGTTGTCAAAAATAGTTCAGACGGACAAAGATCCGTGGGAAATGTTTTTTTTGTTTGATGGTCTTTCGTTCGGAGTGATTAAACATTGCTTTATTACAGGTGGCGATCTTATGTCTCGTGTAGAGGAAACTGTTGAAAGTTTTTTACGTGCAATACGGACGAATTAA
- a CDS encoding ABC transporter substrate binding protein, which translates to MKVFYVQYGRIKPMNNVALVFLLGFVSLLSAQTPIRIGTVTDGVNPEWKVQRDMFVSELTKVAEGEFTLRFPENKQLSGNFSIDATNKQIDRLENDPDVDMVLLIGRISSQLVLKKNVLNKPTFAPFIYNVTLSGLTRSGNSSHITNLNYLTDESTLEDEIQTFQRFVPFHRLVILADESQYRLFSKTTEQAIQKAQKQGIDLQFVTVSQTDEAVISKIPSKTEAVMIAPLPRLSIQAAKDLYVGLIERKLPTYALSDSSRVKEGVLLSRIASSNTVRRARSTALNMLAVMRGGKAEKQAVLFEEKDFPYINMATARSIGIYPRYNVLGNAIVINETDEKEPKLTFTSIAKEAIHANLGLISGQLGVESNQENVAEVRSVLFPHITGELGYTQLNSDNVYVESGFYAEKSTAGALKVQQILFSEKALANLEIQKQLHVAVEEQQRALELEVIKQSSTMFLNMLVAQTQYRIQTDNLALTRSNLELAKGRVEAGTTDMSDVYYWESAIAGARQSVLQAKAEVEKAKDALNRILNRKIGDRFVIETVSLEDPAIRKNLNSVLEMLSDENRYNAIEKFLVDEGISHSAELHQLDAQLSAQKRQLLSEERSYYSPDVVLAGEVSHVFDETRNISAGISLEDKTDWQAGIKLTLPLYEGGGRSARNSRARLNLQQTQVRYTDTKQSIEQRIRSDLHTISASYPSIALAAEAAAAARKSFNIVKENYAQGTRSVSDLLTAQNNTLVAEQSATNTRYRFLIDALQLQRDINNFDLLLEDSQQTSLLNRMKAFALEPDNAETKHYNREGKE; encoded by the coding sequence TTGAAAGTTTTTTACGTGCAATACGGACGAATTAAACCGATGAATAACGTCGCACTTGTTTTTTTGCTAGGGTTTGTATCACTTTTGTCCGCACAAACCCCCATACGGATCGGAACAGTTACGGACGGGGTAAATCCGGAATGGAAAGTACAACGTGATATGTTTGTCTCTGAACTCACCAAAGTGGCGGAAGGGGAGTTTACCCTACGATTTCCTGAAAACAAGCAACTCAGCGGAAATTTTTCGATCGATGCGACTAACAAACAAATTGATAGGTTGGAAAACGATCCGGATGTGGATATGGTATTGCTCATTGGAAGGATATCGAGTCAACTTGTACTCAAAAAAAATGTTTTAAATAAACCTACCTTTGCTCCCTTTATTTACAATGTAACATTGTCGGGTCTGACACGCAGTGGAAATTCAAGCCATATCACTAATCTAAATTATTTAACTGATGAATCTACCCTGGAGGATGAAATACAAACGTTTCAGCGTTTTGTCCCTTTTCATCGCCTTGTTATACTGGCGGACGAATCGCAATACCGTTTATTTTCAAAAACAACCGAACAAGCGATACAAAAAGCACAAAAGCAAGGAATTGATTTACAGTTTGTAACCGTTTCACAAACAGATGAGGCGGTAATCTCTAAAATACCTTCGAAAACGGAAGCCGTCATGATTGCACCGCTCCCTCGGCTGAGCATACAAGCTGCAAAAGACCTTTATGTTGGATTGATTGAGCGGAAGCTGCCGACGTATGCATTAAGTGATAGCAGCAGGGTAAAAGAGGGGGTTCTGCTCTCACGGATAGCGAGTTCTAATACGGTACGAAGAGCACGTAGTACGGCATTAAATATGTTGGCCGTAATGCGTGGCGGTAAAGCAGAAAAACAAGCGGTATTGTTTGAGGAGAAAGATTTTCCATATATCAATATGGCGACAGCACGCTCTATCGGTATCTATCCTAGGTACAATGTACTGGGGAATGCTATTGTCATCAATGAGACGGATGAAAAAGAGCCTAAGCTCACTTTTACCTCCATAGCGAAAGAGGCAATACACGCTAATCTCGGCCTTATTTCCGGTCAGCTCGGGGTTGAATCAAACCAAGAAAACGTTGCAGAAGTGCGCTCCGTCCTTTTTCCCCATATTACCGGAGAGTTAGGTTACACTCAGCTTAATAGCGACAACGTATATGTCGAAAGTGGATTCTATGCTGAAAAAAGTACCGCAGGGGCTCTAAAAGTACAACAAATTCTGTTTTCGGAAAAAGCACTCGCTAATCTGGAAATCCAAAAACAGCTTCATGTCGCCGTCGAGGAGCAGCAACGAGCTTTGGAGCTAGAAGTGATCAAGCAGTCATCGACCATGTTTTTAAATATGCTCGTAGCCCAAACTCAGTATCGAATTCAAACGGATAATCTCGCTTTGACCCGAAGTAATCTCGAACTGGCAAAAGGGAGAGTAGAAGCCGGAACAACCGATATGTCGGATGTCTATTATTGGGAGAGTGCGATCGCCGGTGCACGTCAAAGTGTTTTGCAGGCCAAAGCTGAAGTGGAAAAAGCCAAGGATGCTCTGAACCGAATTTTGAACCGAAAGATAGGCGATCGTTTTGTGATCGAAACCGTTTCGTTGGAAGATCCGGCAATCAGAAAAAATCTGAATAGTGTTTTAGAGATGCTTAGTGATGAGAATCGCTATAACGCCATTGAAAAATTTTTGGTTGATGAGGGGATATCGCATTCCGCTGAATTGCATCAGTTGGATGCACAATTATCGGCACAAAAACGGCAGTTGCTCTCGGAGGAAAGGTCTTATTACTCTCCGGACGTCGTGTTGGCAGGAGAAGTATCGCATGTATTTGACGAAACACGAAATATATCTGCGGGAATCTCTCTTGAAGATAAAACAGATTGGCAGGCGGGAATCAAGCTGACATTGCCGCTGTACGAGGGGGGAGGACGAAGTGCCAGAAATTCGCGTGCTCGACTAAATCTTCAGCAGACACAGGTTCGCTATACCGACACTAAACAATCAATTGAACAGCGTATACGGAGCGATTTGCATACGATCAGTGCTAGTTATCCTTCCATCGCACTGGCTGCTGAAGCGGCGGCTGCAGCCCGTAAAAGTTTTAATATTGTCAAAGAAAATTATGCGCAGGGTACACGTTCGGTTAGTGACCTGTTAACAGCACAAAACAATACTCTCGTCGCCGAGCAGTCAGCGACGAATACACGTTACCGTTTTTTAATCGATGCTCTTCAGCTGCAAAGAGATATCAATAATTTTGATTTGCTGCTGGAAGATTCACAGCAGACAAGTTTGCTGAACCGAATGAAAGCGTTTGCACTCGAGCCGGATAACGCTGAGACAAAACATTACAATCGAGAAGGAAAAGAATAA
- a CDS encoding HlyD family secretion protein yields MNRKILKWVGYTLAVLFLIVIGKYVTDYFSKPDIPDPFALGNGRVEATEVDVASKLPGRIVYIGVEEGEYVRSGEVVARLDTGELDARMAQAHAQIEQAIQNKKYALDLVRQHESELSFSQKNLVRSKNLYINNNISLVQLQQNETAVESMRAALNAAKTQVYAADAAINAAEAQSRTIQSNLNDCILRSPINAQVLYKLIEQGEVIGSGGKVATLLDLNDIYMTIFVPTSYAGRIKVGSDARILLDALPNSAIAAKVSFVSPDAQFTPKEIETKSEREKLMFRIKVKIDQNLLRSGKLHINSGVPGIAYIRLDPNAPWPKAVASATLLNKAP; encoded by the coding sequence ATGAACCGTAAAATTTTAAAATGGGTCGGCTATACGCTCGCCGTTCTCTTTTTGATCGTTATCGGAAAATATGTGACTGATTATTTTTCAAAACCGGATATACCCGATCCGTTTGCTCTTGGTAACGGCAGAGTCGAAGCAACCGAGGTGGATGTTGCGAGCAAACTCCCGGGGCGTATCGTATATATCGGTGTCGAGGAAGGCGAATATGTCCGAAGCGGCGAAGTCGTAGCCCGCTTGGACACCGGCGAACTCGATGCACGCATGGCGCAAGCACACGCACAGATAGAGCAAGCGATTCAAAATAAAAAATATGCACTTGATTTGGTACGCCAGCATGAAAGCGAGTTGTCGTTTTCGCAAAAAAATCTGGTCCGTTCTAAAAATCTTTATATCAATAATAATATCTCTTTGGTGCAGTTACAGCAAAACGAGACGGCGGTCGAGTCGATGAGAGCGGCATTAAACGCCGCCAAAACTCAGGTTTACGCCGCAGATGCCGCTATCAACGCCGCTGAAGCACAAAGCCGTACCATTCAAAGCAATCTCAACGACTGCATCCTCCGTTCACCTATCAACGCCCAGGTACTCTATAAACTGATAGAGCAGGGTGAGGTGATCGGTTCCGGCGGAAAAGTGGCAACGCTTTTAGATTTGAACGATATCTATATGACGATTTTTGTCCCGACATCGTATGCCGGACGTATTAAAGTCGGAAGCGATGCGAGAATATTGCTAGATGCCCTTCCGAATTCGGCGATTGCCGCTAAAGTCTCTTTTGTCTCTCCGGATGCCCAGTTTACGCCAAAAGAGATCGAAACAAAAAGCGAACGCGAAAAGCTAATGTTCCGAATTAAAGTTAAAATCGATCAAAATCTGCTGCGTTCCGGAAAGCTTCATATTAACAGCGGAGTGCCTGGAATCGCCTATATACGCCTTGATCCGAATGCACCGTGGCCTAAAGCCGTAGCTTCGGCTACACTTCTTAATAAAGCACCATGA